One segment of Lytechinus variegatus isolate NC3 chromosome 13, Lvar_3.0, whole genome shotgun sequence DNA contains the following:
- the LOC121426665 gene encoding delta-type opioid receptor-like translates to MAQWFEENVTFMMTENETSTDLLPFSTLMDGYPTVRRDYDGVVAHWKWFPMQWTWWNILQLLSAILGIFGNLLVMLVLYSRRKVRRSTDTLIGALAFADFLTSVFLVPHPQIDTLPSDGWLSQVYCRVIHSSLVLWIAVVASVFSLTAISVDRYLAIAYPFFFMKHVNSSRTSICILIIWVAAFATNSFQIVVGFAAENTCVVAFPSQKAQYTIGLFVFMIEFVVPITVMISTQTMTAIILHRQSFRFQEGSSVNDRSNANHIAARKRVVSMLLLVTTVFIFCWGPDQTFFLMVNLGLLDISFLYGPLHRSLVVLAFMNSCANVFIYTIRYPKFRRAICDMFRSDSKTLVPLFGEVTNPKDQKRLTASSSNV, encoded by the coding sequence TTCTACGTTAATGGATGGTTATCCAACCGTTCGCCGAGATTACGACGGGGTCGTAGCGCACTGGAAGTGGTTTCCGATGCAGTGGACCTGGTGGAACATTCTTCAACTGCTATCTGCCATACTTGGAATCTTTGGAAACCTTCTGGTGATGTTGGTCTTGTACAGCAGACGAAAGGTTCGTAGATCTACCGACACCCTCATTGGTGCTCTAGCCTTCGCTGACTTCTTAACCTCCGTGTTCCTCGTTCCGCACCCACAGATTGATACCTTACCAAGTGACGGGTGGCTGTCTCAGGTCTACTGTCGTGTCATCCACTCTTCCCTTGTCTTGTGGATAGCCGTTGTTGCTTCCGTATTTAGCCTCACAGCAATATCCGTGGATCGTTACCTCGCTATCGCATATCCATTCTTCTTCATGAAACACGTCAACTCTTCTCGCACCTCTATCTGCATCTTGATCATTTGGGTTGCTGCATTTGCAACAAATAGCTTTCAGATTGTTGTAGGTTTTGCGGCAGAGAATACATGTGTCGTCGCATTTCCGTCACAGAAGGCTCAGTACACGATCGgcctttttgttttcatgataGAATTTGTCGTTCCAATTACGGTAATGATCTCAACGCAGACAATGACAGCAattattctacataggcaatcTTTTCGTTTCCAGGAAGGTAGCTCAGTCAATGACCGTTCAAATGCTAACCACATCGCCGCTAGGAAGCGCGTCGTCAGTATGCTTCTGCTCGTAACAACGGTATTTATCTTCTGCTGGGGACCTGATCAAACCTTTTTCCTGATGGTCAACCTGGGGCTTCTCGACATCTCATTCTTGTATGGCCCTCTTCATCGATCTCTTGTCGTCCTCGCTTTTATGAACTCATGTGCCAACGTTTTCATATACACCATTCGTTACCCTAAATTTCGTCGGGCCATATGCGATATGTTCAGGAGCGATTCTAAGACATTAGTTCCTCTTTTCGGAGAAGTCACTAACCCTAAGGATCAAAAGAGACTTACAGCATCGTCGTCCAATGTCTAA
- the LOC121426666 gene encoding allatostatin-A receptor-like: protein MANLKGMLLRGCTLMCLLFSFFVGSLADVQTSTSTLHHHISTSRVLPPNTSFDDSHLTDAENRESTVYDYSTFTTVMDEVTVHAADNTDVSIESWAWYPMTWPWHSILRLNSAIIGIIGNAVVILVVFNRRVSKNSTDILIGSLAVADLLSSIAIVPVPQIKYVPSTWLGEVYCRVVNGQIFMWFFVTASIFTLTAISVERYVAVIHPFTFRRIFSIRRTTIYIIIIWTICVINYATYFYFFIKVHEPTHSCQVPKDPPSFRLLGGLSQVIFKYMCPLFIMVITQAMIIITLHRQAKRFRSMNDSKVKTTHAEKSHHAKGRVIRMLLLVVITFMVCWSPSQMSFLLYSAQIIGPAYLYSPLNRIFTVMGFYNSCANPIIYTISNAEFRLAVKSVLTRKGSDTISAFGIKSETDNPDTAMSSVHDT, encoded by the coding sequence ATGGCTAATCTGAAGGGGATGCTGCTCCGTGGATGTACTCTCATgtgtcttttattttcattcttcgtCGGGTCTCTTGCTGACGTTCAGACAAGTACAAGTACATTACATCATCATATAAGCACCTCACGAGTGCTTCCTCCAAATACTAGCTTTGATGATAGCCACTTAACAGACGCAGAAAACCGGGAATCTACCGTATATGACTATAGCACTTTTACAACAGTGATGGATGAAGTGACTGTCCATGCTGCTGATAATACCGACGTCTCTATTGAAAGCTGGGCCTGGTATCCGATGACCTGGCCTTGGCATTCGATTCTCCGCCTGAATTCCGCCATAATTGGCATCATCGGTAATGCAGTCGTAATCCTCGTCGTTTTCAATCGTCGGGTCTCCAAGAACTCCACCGACATCTTGATCGGATCTCTGGCAGTGGCTGATCTGTTGTCTTCGATAGCAATCGTCCCCGTCCCTCAGATCAAGTACGTCCCTTCGACATGGCTTGGTGAGGTCTACTGCCGAGTGGTCAACGGTCAGATCTTCATGTGGTTCTTCGTGACCGCATCCATCTTCACCTTGACTGCCATTTCTGTAGAAAGATACGTTGCCGTCATTCACCCGTTCACGTTTCGGCGAATCTTCTCCATTCGACGGACAACAAtctacatcattatcatctggACGATCTGTGTCATCAATTACGCAACCTACTTCTATTTCTTCATCAAGGTGCACGAACCGACCCATAGCTGCCAGGTGCCCAAAGACCCGCCGTCTTTTCGGCTTCTTGGAGGGCTGTCCCAGGTCATCTTCAAATACATGTGTCCTTTGTTCATCATGGTTATCACCCAAGCAATGATCATCATAACCTTGCATCGACAAGCGAAGCGCTTCAGGTCGATGAACGATTCCAAAGTGAAAACCACCCATGCCGAGAAGTCTCACCATGCGAAAGGAAGAGTCATCAGGATGTTGCTATTGGTCGTCATCACGTTCATGGTGTGCTGGTCGCCTAGCCAAATGTCGTTCCTCCTCTACAGCGCACAGATCATTGGTCCTGCCTATCTCTACAGCCCGTTGAATCGTATTTTCACTGTCATGGGCTTCTATAACTCTTGTGCAAACCCAATCATCTACACCATAAGCAATGCCGAATTTAGACTTGCCGTCAAAAGCGTTCTGACGCGTAAAGGTAGCGATACAATCTCGGCTTTCGGAATCAAATCAGAAACAGACAATCCCGATACTGCAATGAGTTCAGTGCACGATACTTAA
- the LOC121426966 gene encoding galanin receptor 2a-like codes for MPLDKAESSPHFSETLPTSFPGTIPGSSIFSESRTEFETQNYLIEILDENPGSQVGLLLAEATGSSLRSTRVEDSQANVSWEWYPLEWKWWTIIQLLAAIVGIIGNFLVILVVFRRGIKRKSTDILIGTLAIADFLTSIFLIPLPPIRQLPSTWVGQIYCKIVYVNTVMWTSVTISVFILSAVSIERLVAIAYPLHFKTFFSNRLTVIYIFVITTVVIIVQVVWSFTAFVDEDMNTCVVRYSSKQLQADVGIALFFYKIVIPGLVMFVSQALTVMVLRAEYKRFGDTGKDINVCSPQFKLLIAKKRVVNMLLIVLLTFVICWGPNQIFYLLLNLGLVPISYLYGPLHRFLVVLAFFNSCLNPVIYTARYPRFRDALKHLFSSSSSPKSHVPIFGQKMETSTVPTVTSNVA; via the coding sequence ATGCCTCTAGATAAAGCGGAATCATCACCACATTTCTCAGAAACACTTCCTACATCATTCCCTGGGACTATCCCCGGATCATCTATCTTTAGCGAGTCCAGGACTGAGTTTGAAACACAGAATTATTTAATTGAGATCCTGGATGAGAATCCAGGTTCTCAGGTAGGTTTATTGTTGGCCGAAGCCACGGGTTCCAGTCTGAGAAGCACCCGAGTGGAGGATTCCCAAGCCAATGTTTCTTGGGAGTGGTACCCGCTTGAATGGAAATGGTGGACGATCATCCAACTCCTTGCTGCGATTGTAGGAATCATCGGAAACTTCCTGGTGATCCTGGTTGTTTTCAGGAGAGGGATCAAACGGAAGTCCACCGATATCCTCATAGGAACTTTGGCCATTGCTGATTTCCTGACCTCCATATTCCTGATACCCCTGCCACCAATCAGGCAACTCCCATCGACCTGGGTCGGCCAGATCTACTGCAAGATAGTCTATGTCAACACCGTCATGTGGACCTCTGTGACTATTTCTGTTTTCATCCTGTCCGCTGTGTCCATTGAACGCCTTGTTGCCATAGCCTATCCTCTACACTTCAAGACTTTCTTTTCAAATCGCTTGACAGTGATCTACATCTTCGTCATCACTACAGTAGTGATCATCGTCCAGGTCGTGTGGTCTTTCACGGCCTTCGTCGATGAGGACATGAATACATGCGTAGTGCGATATTCTTCAAAGCAACTACAGGCGGACGTCGGGATCGCCTTGTTCTTCTACAAGATTGTCATACCGGGTTTGGTCATGTTTGTGTCGCAAGCTCTGACGGTCATGGTTCTGCGAGCAGAGTACAAACGGTTCGGCGACACGGGCAAAGACATCAACGTTTGTAGTCCTCAGTTCAAGCTCTTGATAGCGAAGAAAAGGGTTGTGAACATGCTCCTGATCGTCCTACTAACCTTCGTCATCTGCTGGGGTCCAAATCAGATCTTCTATCTGTTGCTCAACCTTGGTCTCGTACCCATATCTTATCTGTATGGTCCGTTGCATCGATTTCTTGTTGTTTTGGCTTTCTTTAACTCGTGTCTCAATCCGGTTATCTACACGGCCCGTTATCCACGGTTCCGCGACGCTCTTAAACATTTGTTCTCAAGCTCTTCTTCTCCCAAGTCGCACGTCCCAATCTTTGGGCAGAAAATGGAAACTTCTACCGTGCCTACCGTCACCAGTAATGTTGCTTGA